In Nostoc sp. GT001, a genomic segment contains:
- a CDS encoding peptidase, with the protein MLLDNKNYRRKLSNVLIGCVSSSLLITSNVLPISALVKSHSSQEFIIAKSPDERQPEAVKKGIEQIPASQASISPRRKISIESPIQQTPRASSNRESSQRRTSRVSDNSSTPRASRRRNSNSNSNRSNGGGASRSSGTRTANSNANRSNGGSRRVRKPSSNVATTGNQNLDNSAISSPATPTYKEINFVDVALGILSKSDFQSEGRYFHFYEFEGRENQLVQIRLIGSNDTRRSNNLSLKPLLFLHDPDNNIIVKKGALDKSSGGDDAFIFARLPKNGIYKIAVTSQDPQDTGRYSLALRNDRASYTLDESDQLTAKSSTLKQNGGAYNVSNFQGKKNQLISIRVDSVDEEFSPYVALLNSKGQTIAIDKDKDKSGVYSALIDRARLPEDDTYYIVITSKNPQERGKYRLTIF; encoded by the coding sequence ATGCTATTAGACAACAAAAACTATCGTCGCAAATTAAGTAATGTTTTAATTGGTTGCGTGAGTAGTAGTTTGTTAATCACAAGTAATGTGCTGCCTATAAGTGCTTTGGTGAAATCTCACAGTTCTCAAGAATTCATAATTGCTAAATCACCAGATGAGAGACAACCAGAAGCAGTCAAAAAAGGAATTGAGCAAATTCCTGCTTCTCAGGCATCAATATCTCCAAGACGGAAGATATCTATTGAGTCACCAATACAGCAGACTCCTCGTGCATCGTCTAATAGAGAAAGTTCTCAGCGACGAACTTCCAGGGTTTCAGATAATAGCTCTACTCCTAGAGCATCTAGACGTAGGAATTCTAACTCCAATTCTAATCGTTCCAATGGTGGTGGTGCATCTAGATCCTCTGGAACTAGAACTGCAAATTCAAACGCCAATCGTTCTAATGGTGGCTCCAGGAGAGTTCGCAAGCCAAGTTCTAATGTCGCTACAACTGGGAACCAAAATCTCGATAATTCAGCGATTTCTTCACCTGCAACACCAACTTACAAAGAGATTAACTTTGTAGATGTTGCATTAGGTATTTTAAGTAAGAGTGACTTTCAATCTGAAGGGAGATATTTTCATTTCTATGAGTTTGAGGGCAGAGAAAATCAATTAGTTCAAATTAGACTGATTGGCAGTAATGATACACGCAGATCGAATAACTTGAGTTTAAAACCCTTGTTGTTTCTGCACGATCCTGATAACAATATTATTGTCAAAAAAGGCGCTTTGGATAAAAGCAGTGGTGGCGATGATGCATTTATTTTTGCGCGACTGCCTAAGAATGGCATTTACAAGATTGCTGTTACTAGTCAAGATCCTCAAGATACAGGTCGCTATAGTTTGGCTCTGAGGAATGATAGAGCTAGCTATACTTTAGATGAATCAGACCAACTAACTGCCAAAAGCTCAACCTTGAAACAAAATGGAGGCGCTTACAATGTTTCTAATTTTCAAGGTAAAAAAAATCAACTGATAAGTATTCGGGTAGATAGTGTTGATGAAGAGTTTTCTCCTTATGTAGCTTTGCTAAATTCTAAAGGACAGACGATCGCAATCGATAAAGACAAAGACAAAAGTGGTGTCTACAGTGCTTTAATTGACCGAGCGAGGTTGCCTGAAGATGATACATACTATATAGTTATTACTTCCAAAAATCCACAGGAACGCGGTAAATATAGATTGACTATTTTCTGA
- a CDS encoding ABC transporter ATP-binding protein: MAHRDPKSLRAALPGIVRILQRFSPQLSKQKALLIVSFVALIAEIFLHLLEPWPLKFIFDYILVAGFQSQSLGIPLLSELSPFALLTGLTLGLVAIALLRATAAYFSVVGMALAASNVLTEIRSQLYSHLQNLSLSFHHKAKTGDLITRVTSDIERLREVTVMAVLPLIAHSLTLAGMIFVMFWLNWELALIAVAVFPLFIFFTTRLTKRIRQVVRSQRQREGAMAATAAESIGAIKVVQALSLQNMLESNFSGHNRQSLKESAKAQKLAAGLERMVELLVGIATALVLWRGVQLVLAKAITPGDLLVFVNYLRIAFKPMRQLAKYTGQIAKATASGERILDVLDTVPEIRDSRGAMDAPPLLGGVRFENVTFAYEPTKRTLHNINFEVQPGQHVALVGPSGGGKSTLVSLLLRLYDPLEGRILVDGHDLRAYKVQSIRQQISVVLQDSILFAASVKDNIAYGCLGASDQAIEQAARLANAHDFIMALPEGYETILSERGATLSGGQRQRISIARAAIRQAAIAILDEPTTGLDNENEHALNEALDRLTQKCTTFVVSHNLRAVEQADLILYIEDGQILEQGTHQELLHLGGNYSAMYTWKSAGNSHESPHVETR, encoded by the coding sequence ATGGCGCATCGAGATCCCAAAAGTCTGAGGGCTGCTTTACCAGGAATTGTGCGGATTTTGCAGCGGTTTTCACCCCAGTTGAGCAAACAAAAGGCGCTGCTAATCGTGTCCTTTGTGGCACTAATAGCTGAGATTTTCTTACACCTGCTGGAACCTTGGCCGCTAAAGTTTATTTTTGATTACATCCTTGTAGCTGGTTTTCAGTCTCAGTCTTTAGGTATTCCCCTACTTTCAGAACTTAGCCCTTTTGCCCTATTAACAGGCTTGACGTTAGGGTTAGTTGCGATCGCTTTACTTCGCGCTACTGCTGCTTACTTCAGTGTGGTGGGGATGGCACTGGCAGCTAGTAATGTGTTAACTGAGATTCGCTCTCAACTTTACAGTCATCTCCAAAATCTTTCTTTATCATTTCACCACAAAGCCAAGACCGGCGATTTAATTACCCGCGTTACCTCCGATATTGAACGACTGCGGGAGGTGACGGTAATGGCAGTATTACCCCTAATTGCCCATTCCCTCACCTTAGCCGGGATGATTTTTGTCATGTTCTGGCTGAATTGGGAACTAGCGCTGATTGCCGTCGCCGTCTTTCCCTTATTTATTTTCTTCACCACCCGCTTGACAAAACGCATCCGGCAAGTAGTGCGATCGCAACGTCAACGCGAAGGGGCAATGGCAGCAACGGCGGCGGAATCCATCGGGGCAATCAAAGTTGTGCAAGCTCTCTCTCTGCAAAATATGCTGGAGAGTAACTTTTCCGGTCATAATCGCCAAAGTTTAAAAGAAAGTGCCAAGGCGCAAAAACTCGCAGCCGGTTTAGAACGGATGGTGGAACTGCTGGTAGGAATTGCCACTGCTTTAGTGTTATGGCGGGGTGTGCAGTTGGTATTGGCAAAGGCAATTACACCTGGGGATTTGCTCGTATTTGTCAACTATCTCAGGATTGCTTTTAAGCCGATGCGGCAACTTGCCAAATACACCGGACAAATCGCTAAAGCTACCGCTTCCGGGGAGCGTATTTTGGATGTGCTGGATACAGTACCCGAAATCCGCGATTCGCGGGGAGCAATGGATGCACCGCCTTTGTTGGGAGGCGTGCGGTTTGAAAATGTCACCTTTGCCTACGAACCAACCAAGAGAACTTTACACAACATCAACTTTGAGGTGCAACCTGGTCAACACGTCGCCTTAGTGGGGCCGTCTGGTGGCGGTAAATCCACCTTAGTAAGTTTGTTGTTGCGACTTTATGACCCATTAGAAGGGCGGATTTTAGTTGATGGTCACGACCTGCGCGCATACAAAGTGCAGTCTATTCGCCAGCAAATTAGCGTGGTGTTACAAGACAGCATTTTATTTGCTGCCAGCGTTAAAGATAATATTGCCTACGGGTGTTTGGGGGCTTCAGACCAAGCAATTGAACAAGCTGCACGTTTAGCAAATGCCCACGATTTTATCATGGCGCTACCCGAAGGCTACGAGACTATTTTGAGTGAGAGAGGGGCGACACTTTCGGGAGGACAACGGCAGAGAATTTCTATTGCTCGTGCTGCTATTCGTCAAGCTGCGATCGCAATTTTAGATGAGCCAACCACTGGTTTAGACAACGAAAATGAACACGCTCTGAATGAAGCACTTGATCGCTTGACTCAGAAATGCACCACTTTTGTAGTTTCTCATAATCTTAGAGCCGTTGAACAAGCCGATTTAATTCTCTACATCGAAGACGGACAGATTTTAGAGCAAGGTACGCATCAAGAATTACTGCACTTAGGTGGAAATTACAGCGCAATGTATACCTGGAAATCTGCGGGAAATTCCCATGAGAGTCCTCATGTAGAGACGCGATAA
- a CDS encoding glycosyltransferase: MNKSQITIIVSQRERFSYTCESLESIYEHTQLPFSLIYIDGGSPQHIQRYLQEQAAAKGFQLIRTEHYLSPNQARNFGLQQVNSEYLVFIDNDVIVSPGWLNSLLECAKETKATVVCPLTCIGKPLGEIIHLAGGEAHIVVEPQETGIKRRVHEKHYFVNRKVAEVRHQLHRQQCEFAEFHCMLVRTEIFEQIGLLDEGFLSTREHIDFSLKVAEARGTFYCEPTSVVTYVPGLKFELSELAFFMLRWSNAWEIASLKHFSKKWNLTMNDKYFKKRYKRMGHRRHQGFLKPLLSRLTFGQNPLWLEKIAIALERKLNYYISDRYTHNS; encoded by the coding sequence ATGAACAAATCACAAATCACAATAATTGTTTCGCAACGTGAGCGATTCAGTTACACCTGCGAATCTTTAGAAAGCATTTACGAACACACTCAATTACCTTTTTCCCTAATTTATATCGATGGCGGTTCACCTCAGCATATCCAACGCTACCTTCAAGAACAAGCGGCAGCAAAAGGATTTCAATTAATCCGCACAGAACATTACCTTTCACCCAACCAAGCGCGTAACTTTGGTTTACAACAAGTTAATAGCGAGTATTTAGTATTTATTGACAACGATGTAATTGTCAGTCCAGGTTGGCTCAACTCCTTACTTGAATGTGCTAAAGAAACAAAAGCGACTGTAGTCTGTCCGCTTACTTGCATTGGCAAGCCTTTGGGGGAAATAATACATTTAGCAGGTGGTGAAGCTCATATTGTTGTCGAGCCACAAGAAACTGGAATTAAGCGACGGGTGCATGAAAAACATTACTTTGTAAATCGGAAAGTTGCTGAGGTACGGCATCAGCTTCATCGTCAACAATGCGAGTTTGCCGAGTTTCACTGTATGTTAGTTCGCACCGAAATTTTTGAGCAAATCGGGCTGTTAGATGAGGGATTTCTAAGCACACGAGAACACATCGATTTTTCTCTAAAAGTGGCTGAAGCCAGAGGTACATTTTACTGTGAACCGACTTCGGTAGTTACTTATGTACCAGGGCTAAAGTTTGAATTGTCAGAACTAGCATTCTTTATGTTGCGCTGGAGTAATGCTTGGGAAATTGCCAGTTTAAAACACTTTTCTAAAAAGTGGAATTTGACAATGAATGACAAGTATTTCAAGAAGCGCTATAAGCGGATGGGGCATCGTCGCCATCAGGGATTTTTAAAACCGTTGCTAAGTCGTCTCACCTTTGGGCAAAATCCCCTGTGGCTGGAGAAAATAGCGATCGCTCTTGAAAGAAAATTAAATTACTATATTAGCGATCGCTATACTCATAATTCGTAA
- a CDS encoding glycosyltransferase — translation MDTTKICITTLEYPPDFGGVGESVHRIAKMLIDRGYEVHIAVFRSKQRLVSDGSHRRASCISTLQDGVFVHRIKSAVRTQTTEIQDFFSDVYFQLKCLHQKHNFDLFHAFFLNETGYVTTLLAKENDVPVINSVRGSDLHKHIFNPKNHAQIAWILENSDWVTFVSRDLLKRASVITPSVKLKSSAFWNSIAPIDFEQFPIPSLVKELPGIVIGSSGRFRDKKGIEFLLDACADLGKELDLTLLLIGDFVDKEQEYWQQQIQQSEIGHRLHITGITSRQEALAYLPHLDIFAIPSLNEGCPNALLEAMLASRAIIGTRVDAIAEIIEDGVDGLLINPGSTEELIAAIRYLATQPELRQKLGASAKTKVTQQLAPSVEYQNWMNVYQRVLGISDAGLLGEIYLV, via the coding sequence ATGGATACAACAAAAATTTGTATTACTACGCTTGAATATCCACCCGATTTTGGCGGGGTTGGTGAGTCGGTGCATCGGATTGCAAAGATGCTAATTGACAGAGGCTATGAAGTTCATATTGCAGTGTTTCGCTCGAAACAACGGCTAGTTTCTGATGGAAGTCACAGACGAGCAAGTTGCATATCAACGCTTCAAGATGGTGTGTTTGTGCATCGCATTAAGTCAGCCGTTCGTACTCAGACAACAGAAATTCAAGACTTTTTTAGCGACGTTTATTTTCAACTCAAATGTCTGCATCAAAAACATAACTTTGACTTATTTCACGCCTTTTTTCTAAATGAAACAGGTTATGTAACGACGCTTTTAGCAAAAGAAAATGATGTTCCGGTAATCAATAGTGTTCGCGGTAGCGACTTGCACAAACATATTTTTAATCCTAAAAATCATGCTCAGATAGCATGGATTTTAGAGAATTCTGATTGGGTGACATTTGTCAGCCGTGACTTACTCAAAAGAGCTAGTGTTATTACTCCAAGTGTCAAGTTAAAATCATCGGCTTTCTGGAATTCCATTGCACCTATCGACTTTGAGCAATTCCCCATCCCGTCTTTAGTTAAAGAATTGCCAGGTATTGTTATCGGTTCATCGGGTAGATTCCGAGATAAAAAGGGGATTGAATTTCTCCTCGATGCTTGCGCCGATTTGGGTAAAGAGTTAGATTTAACACTCTTATTAATAGGTGATTTTGTTGATAAAGAACAAGAATATTGGCAGCAACAAATCCAGCAAAGTGAAATTGGTCATCGCCTCCATATTACTGGAATTACCAGCCGCCAAGAGGCTTTGGCTTATTTACCACATTTAGATATTTTTGCGATTCCCTCGCTGAATGAGGGTTGTCCCAATGCCCTGTTGGAAGCAATGTTGGCGAGTCGAGCAATAATTGGCACTCGTGTAGATGCGATCGCAGAAATCATAGAAGATGGTGTAGACGGTTTACTTATCAACCCCGGCAGTACAGAAGAATTAATTGCTGCAATCCGATATTTGGCAACACAACCAGAACTGCGGCAAAAGTTGGGTGCATCAGCTAAGACAAAAGTAACTCAACAGCTTGCCCCATCGGTAGAATATCAAAACTGGATGAATGTTTACCAACGAGTCTTAGGGATATCTGATGCAGGTTTGTTAGGCGAAATATATCTCGTATAG
- a CDS encoding glycosyltransferase, with amino-acid sequence MKRIMFYCQHILGMGHLVRSREIVRGLTKDFQVCFINGGEIIQGFEIPAGVEVINLPAIKTDPDFAELQVVDDAFSLNEAKEIRKNRLLEIFKQFQPDILIVELFPFGRRRFSFELIPLLELAKSNKGSTKIVSSLRDIVVVKPEKQVKHEEKVCNLINQYFDILLVHSDPELIPLEATFSRTNDLKCQVYYTGYVVQEPPTNPIFTDEDQEIIKSDKPLILASVGGGRFGHELLECVVNTAPFLEKILPHHIQVFTGPFIPNSKFKELQKMAKFSKNLYIRRYTPYLLNYMKKADLSINMSGYNTTMNILTTGVRAMILPFTGNQDREQTIRAEKLSDLGVVKFINHNYLQPDYLAINIINYLKEQPNKISFDSGGVEKTANILKALVVKQKVA; translated from the coding sequence ATGAAACGTATTATGTTTTACTGCCAACATATTTTAGGTATGGGGCATCTGGTTCGCAGCCGCGAAATTGTGCGAGGCTTAACCAAAGACTTCCAAGTTTGTTTTATTAATGGTGGTGAAATAATTCAAGGATTTGAAATTCCTGCTGGTGTGGAAGTTATTAATTTGCCTGCAATTAAAACTGACCCAGATTTTGCTGAACTACAAGTAGTAGATGATGCTTTTAGCCTTAATGAAGCCAAAGAAATTAGAAAAAATCGACTTTTGGAAATCTTTAAGCAATTCCAGCCTGATATTTTGATTGTTGAGTTATTTCCTTTTGGGAGAAGACGTTTTTCTTTTGAATTAATTCCATTACTAGAATTGGCAAAATCAAATAAAGGGTCAACTAAAATAGTTTCTAGCTTGCGAGACATTGTAGTTGTTAAACCTGAAAAACAAGTAAAACACGAAGAAAAAGTATGTAACTTGATCAACCAATATTTCGATATACTGTTGGTTCACAGCGACCCCGAATTAATCCCACTAGAAGCAACCTTTTCTAGAACCAATGACCTAAAATGTCAAGTATATTACACCGGATATGTAGTGCAAGAGCCACCAACAAATCCTATTTTCACTGATGAAGATCAGGAAATTATTAAATCCGACAAACCTCTGATTTTAGCCAGTGTTGGAGGTGGTAGATTTGGTCATGAGTTGCTTGAATGTGTAGTTAATACAGCCCCTTTTTTAGAGAAAATATTGCCACATCATATTCAGGTTTTTACCGGGCCATTCATCCCAAATTCAAAATTTAAGGAACTGCAAAAAATGGCAAAATTTAGTAAAAATCTCTATATTCGACGCTATACTCCTTACTTGCTAAATTACATGAAAAAAGCAGACCTTTCGATCAATATGTCTGGCTATAACACCACAATGAACATTTTAACCACAGGTGTACGAGCGATGATTCTTCCCTTTACAGGTAATCAGGATCGAGAACAAACAATTAGAGCCGAGAAGTTAAGCGATTTAGGAGTTGTCAAATTTATCAATCATAATTATTTGCAACCTGATTACCTGGCGATTAATATTATTAATTACCTCAAAGAGCAGCCTAATAAAATTAGCTTTGATTCTGGAGGAGTTGAAAAAACTGCAAACATCTTAAAAGCTTTAGTAGTCAAGCAAAAAGTTGCCTAG
- a CDS encoding glycosyltransferase produces the protein MRLMVYSHDGFGLGNIRRMLAICTHLLDSIPGLSILVVSGSPMLHSFRIPKRLDYIKLPCLNRDTSGEFSVKYLDTEINETVKLRSELILSAIANFKPNILLVDKKPYGIRNELKAAIEYLKIKLPETSLILLLRDILDHPDVTIPEWQKHSYYEAIQKFYDRVLVVGNPEIFDIRQEYQLPPMVAQKVQFCGYIRKQLGRKSPNLIRSELRLNPEEQLILVTPGGGEDGYRLIDTYLSSLVLLPASHKLRSLIICGSEMPPEHQAALKLKAAVYPQVQIDEFTDDLMSYIAAADAVVAMGGYNTTCEILSVGKPAVVVPRIKPSREQCIRAENLANLGILAAIHPNDLTPDILLRSLLQQLQTPQVSQPKINLNGLPNISQYISTLLSKKKSVIPFCYNPSVQLPKLAMIAKIV, from the coding sequence ATGAGACTGATGGTATATTCTCACGATGGCTTCGGTCTCGGTAATATTCGCAGAATGCTGGCAATCTGCACTCACTTACTTGATTCGATTCCAGGACTTTCTATTTTAGTTGTTTCTGGTTCGCCGATGCTGCACAGCTTTCGGATTCCGAAAAGACTAGATTATATTAAATTACCCTGCTTGAATCGTGATACATCAGGTGAATTTTCTGTCAAGTATCTGGATACAGAAATTAATGAGACAGTAAAATTACGCTCAGAGTTAATTTTATCTGCGATCGCTAATTTTAAACCCAATATACTTCTAGTAGATAAAAAGCCTTATGGTATCCGTAATGAATTAAAAGCGGCTATCGAATATCTCAAAATAAAGTTGCCGGAAACTTCCCTAATTCTCCTGCTGCGCGACATTTTGGATCATCCAGATGTGACAATCCCAGAATGGCAAAAGCATAGTTACTACGAAGCAATACAAAAATTTTACGATCGCGTGCTTGTTGTTGGTAATCCCGAAATTTTCGACATTCGCCAAGAATATCAACTACCGCCAATGGTTGCCCAGAAGGTGCAGTTTTGTGGTTATATCCGCAAACAACTAGGGCGTAAAAGTCCAAATCTCATCCGTAGTGAGTTGCGATTAAATCCAGAAGAACAACTCATTTTAGTTACACCGGGTGGTGGCGAAGATGGTTACAGGTTAATTGACACATATTTATCGAGTTTGGTATTGTTACCAGCGTCCCATAAATTACGAAGCTTAATTATATGTGGCTCAGAAATGCCCCCAGAACACCAAGCTGCACTGAAACTGAAAGCTGCTGTATATCCCCAAGTGCAGATAGACGAATTTACTGATGATTTAATGAGTTACATCGCCGCCGCAGATGCCGTAGTTGCAATGGGTGGCTACAACACAACTTGCGAGATTCTTTCAGTGGGTAAGCCAGCAGTAGTAGTACCCAGAATTAAGCCATCACGAGAACAGTGCATTCGTGCAGAAAATTTGGCAAATTTGGGGATTTTAGCAGCGATTCATCCAAATGATCTGACTCCAGATATATTACTGCGATCGCTGTTACAACAACTCCAAACTCCGCAGGTTTCCCAACCGAAAATTAATCTCAATGGTTTGCCCAACATAAGCCAATACATCTCTACCTTACTNAGCAAAAAAAAGAGCGTGATTCCATTTTGCTACAACCCATCTGTACAATTACCGAAATTGGCGATGATTGCCAAAATTGTTTAA
- a CDS encoding 4Fe-4S single cluster domain-containing protein has protein sequence MEIKPTDPSLALTEIPPGYLNIMGYVDQSEVNGPGCRAVVWVQGCLRECPGCFNTNSWSFEPNQLIAVDALAENILSNPRNTGVTFSGGEPFWQATALASLARKVKAAGLNVMSFSGFTLKQLQSQSAPPGSQALLEQLDILIDGPFVQSLAINSPNSPVSSSNQRVRVLNPAFQDQITWASDQIEIHILKDGGRIVTGYQGGLELT, from the coding sequence ATGGAAATTAAGCCAACTGACCCATCGCTAGCACTCACAGAAATTCCCCCAGGCTATCTCAATATTATGGGTTACGTCGATCAATCAGAAGTTAATGGCCCTGGTTGTCGTGCAGTCGTCTGGGTACAAGGTTGTCTGCGTGAGTGTCCTGGCTGCTTTAATACTAACTCCTGGTCTTTTGAACCTAACCAATTGATTGCTGTTGATGCCCTTGCCGAAAATATTCTCAGCAATCCCCGCAACACAGGTGTAACATTCTCTGGTGGAGAACCCTTTTGGCAAGCAACGGCACTAGCGTCTTTAGCCCGGAAGGTAAAAGCTGCTGGTTTAAATGTAATGTCTTTTAGTGGGTTCACTCTTAAACAGCTACAGTCCCAATCTGCACCGCCAGGTTCCCAAGCATTGTTAGAACAACTCGATATTTTGATTGACGGGCCTTTTGTACAATCTCTGGCAATTAATTCTCCCAATTCTCCAGTCTCTTCTAGCAATCAACGGGTTCGGGTGTTAAACCCGGCTTTCCAAGACCAGATTACTTGGGCTAGCGACCAGATAGAAATCCACATCCTCAAGGATGGTGGCCGCATTGTTACTGGCTATCAAGGTGGACTGGAACTAACGTAG
- a CDS encoding serpin family protein codes for MQRLHGVSLGRRYALATASVVLFSVLGYSQIDSNKSALAKSSLPQPETLLHNKAAKTDTKIVASSNKFGFKLFSEVQKGDKGEKNVFISPSSVAIALAMTYNGASGTTQLAIAKTLELQGLNLSEINSSYAATLKQLLDNSDPKVQLNIANSLWANKNFSFQPDFLQRVQYFYKAKVSNLNFKDPTASSIINNWVKDNTNGKINKIIEKIEPDQVLFLINAIYFKGKWSQEFDKNQTAQYPFYRTSGRPKQHPMMSQNGDYRYYENKQFQAVSLPYGKDGKFSFYIFLPKQNSNLKAFYQNLNVENWERWITQFSKQKGFIRLPRFKTDYDITLNDSLKSLGMEEAFSNKANFSGMGKNLKISEVKHKTFVEVNEEGTEAAAVTSVGITLSSSIININPPFQMIVDRPFFCAIRDNQTGRVLFMGSIIDPQ; via the coding sequence ATGCAAAGACTTCACGGTGTTAGTCTCGGCAGACGTTATGCTCTGGCAACTGCAAGTGTTGTTCTATTTAGTGTATTAGGGTATTCTCAAATCGATAGTAATAAAAGTGCCCTTGCCAAATCTAGCTTACCTCAGCCAGAAACTCTATTACACAACAAGGCAGCCAAAACTGATACAAAAATCGTTGCGTCTAGCAATAAGTTTGGCTTCAAACTATTTTCAGAAGTTCAAAAAGGTGATAAAGGTGAGAAGAATGTTTTTATCTCACCTTCGAGCGTTGCGATCGCTCTAGCTATGACCTACAATGGCGCAAGCGGCACAACTCAACTAGCGATCGCAAAAACCCTGGAATTACAGGGGTTGAATCTATCAGAAATCAACTCTTCTTACGCGGCGACATTAAAGCAGCTTTTAGACAATTCCGATCCGAAAGTGCAACTGAATATTGCTAACTCACTTTGGGCAAATAAAAATTTTAGCTTTCAGCCAGACTTTCTCCAAAGAGTACAGTATTTCTATAAAGCTAAGGTCAGCAATTTAAATTTTAAAGATCCCACAGCATCTAGTATTATCAATAACTGGGTCAAAGATAATACTAATGGTAAAATCAATAAGATCATTGAAAAAATCGAGCCAGATCAGGTGTTGTTTCTGATTAATGCCATATATTTTAAAGGGAAATGGAGCCAAGAATTTGATAAAAATCAAACTGCTCAATACCCTTTTTACAGGACATCTGGCAGACCAAAACAACACCCGATGATGTCACAAAACGGTGACTATAGATACTATGAAAACAAACAATTTCAAGCAGTTAGTTTACCTTACGGCAAAGATGGTAAATTCAGTTTTTATATTTTCCTCCCGAAACAGAACTCTAATCTCAAAGCCTTCTATCAAAACTTGAATGTTGAAAACTGGGAAAGATGGATAACTCAGTTCAGCAAACAAAAAGGGTTTATTCGCCTACCCCGCTTCAAAACAGATTACGATATTACACTCAATGATTCCTTGAAAAGTTTAGGTATGGAGGAGGCTTTCAGCAACAAAGCCAATTTTTCCGGCATGGGTAAAAATCTTAAGATTAGCGAAGTTAAGCATAAAACTTTTGTAGAAGTGAACGAAGAAGGCACGGAAGCGGCTGCTGTTACTTCTGTTGGTATAACATTATCATCTTCTATTATTAATATAAACCCACCATTCCAAATGATTGTTGACCGTCCCTTTTTCTGTGCCATTAGGGATAATCAGACAGGAAGGGTTTTATTTATGGGTTCAATTATTGACCCACAGTAA
- a CDS encoding iron ABC transporter permease: MTRPFQKIFTEHRVFWAVLLFGTALVVTLALSLSQGAVPLSMSEFWQAILHKGDPVKQTILWDLRLPRITAAIVVGAALGMSGALLQGMLRNSLADPFILGISAGAGLLVILMIVCHIFPIAIPLAAWIGAILTAAIVILLGRSGSGISVERLILGGVAVSSLFGAVQSTLLLLAEDGQIQIALSFLVGSLNGRGWQEIATTGPYIIVALIGGCLLARSLNILALGDDLAMSLGLSLTRSRLLIGGVATLLAAGAVSISGLVGFVGLVVPHGVRLIVGTDHRFVLPLSALAGAWLLTFADLLSRLGAVELPVGSVTALLGSPLFIWLLYRRSAGFNKS; encoded by the coding sequence TTGACTAGACCATTTCAGAAAATTTTTACTGAACACCGCGTATTTTGGGCTGTTTTACTTTTTGGTACAGCACTGGTGGTAACGCTAGCACTGTCGCTTTCTCAAGGAGCAGTACCTTTAAGTATGTCGGAATTTTGGCAAGCCATACTCCACAAAGGCGATCCCGTTAAACAGACAATTCTCTGGGATTTACGTCTCCCACGCATTACGGCTGCGATCGTTGTCGGCGCAGCTTTGGGAATGTCAGGGGCGTTGCTGCAAGGAATGTTACGTAATAGTCTTGCCGATCCATTTATTTTGGGCATTTCAGCAGGTGCAGGACTACTTGTAATTTTGATGATTGTGTGCCATATATTCCCGATCGCAATTCCTTTAGCAGCATGGATAGGAGCAATTTTAACTGCCGCGATCGTTATTTTACTCGGTCGTTCAGGGTCGGGAATTTCCGTTGAGCGGTTGATTTTAGGGGGAGTGGCGGTGAGTTCTTTATTTGGTGCTGTACAAAGTACATTGCTGCTTTTAGCTGAAGATGGGCAAATTCAAATTGCGCTCAGTTTTCTGGTTGGTAGTCTTAATGGACGGGGTTGGCAAGAAATTGCTACGACTGGGCCTTACATCATCGTTGCATTGATCGGGGGATGCTTGCTGGCGCGATCGCTAAACATACTGGCTTTGGGAGATGATTTGGCTATGAGTTTAGGGCTTTCGTTAACGCGATCGCGCCTATTAATTGGTGGTGTCGCCACTCTATTAGCCGCAGGTGCAGTCAGCATCAGTGGCTTAGTTGGATTTGTTGGTCTTGTTGTCCCTCACGGTGTCCGCCTGATTGTTGGTACAGATCATCGCTTTGTTTTACCACTTTCCGCCCTTGCAGGTGCATGGTTACTCACATTTGCAGATTTACTCTCTAGACTAGGAGCAGTAGAACTACCAGTAGGTTCCGTCACAGCCTTGCTGGGTTCACCCCTGTTTATCTGGTTACTTTATCGTCGTTCTGCTGGGTTTAATAAATCTTGA